One stretch of Theropithecus gelada isolate Dixy chromosome 12, Tgel_1.0, whole genome shotgun sequence DNA includes these proteins:
- the ATP5MC3 gene encoding ATP synthase F(0) complex subunit C3, mitochondrial isoform X1 has translation MFACAKLACTPALIRAGSRVAYRPISASVLSRPEARTGEGSTVFNGAQNGVSQLIQREFQTSAISRDIDTAAKFIGAGAATVGVAGSGAGIGTVFGSLIIGYARNPSLKQQLFSYAILGFALSEAMGLFCLMVAFLILFAM, from the exons ATGTTCGCCTGCGCCAAGCTCGCCTGCACGCCCGCTCTG ATCCGAGCTGGATCCAGAGTTGCATACAGACCAATTTCTGCATCAGTGTTATCTCGACCAGAGGCTAGGACTGGAGAG ggCTCTACGGTATTTAATGGGGCCCAGAATGGTGTGTCTCAGCTAATCCAaagggagtttcagaccagtgcAATCAGCAGAGACATTGATACTGCTGCCAAATTTATTGGTGCAGGTGCTGCAACAGTAGGAGTGGCTGGTTCTGGTGCTGGTATTGGAACAGTCTTTGGCAGCCTTATCATTGGTTATGCCAG AAACCCTTCGCTGAAGCAGCAGCTGTTCTCATATGCTATCCTGGGATTTGCCTTGTCTGAAGCTATGGGTCTCTTTTGTTTGATGgttgctttcttgattttgtttgcCATGTAA
- the ATP5MC3 gene encoding ATP synthase F(0) complex subunit C3, mitochondrial isoform X2 → MFACAKLACTPALIRAGSRVAYRPISASVLSRPEARTGEGSTVFNGAQNGVSQLIQREFQTSAISRDIDTAAKFIGAGAATVGVAGSGAGIGTVFGSLIIGYASHMWSLLETLR, encoded by the exons ATGTTCGCCTGCGCCAAGCTCGCCTGCACGCCCGCTCTG ATCCGAGCTGGATCCAGAGTTGCATACAGACCAATTTCTGCATCAGTGTTATCTCGACCAGAGGCTAGGACTGGAGAG ggCTCTACGGTATTTAATGGGGCCCAGAATGGTGTGTCTCAGCTAATCCAaagggagtttcagaccagtgcAATCAGCAGAGACATTGATACTGCTGCCAAATTTATTGGTGCAGGTGCTGCAACAGTAGGAGTGGCTGGTTCTGGTGCTGGTATTGGAACAGTCTTTGGCAGCCTTATCATTGGTTATGCCAG TCATATGTGGTCTCTTTTAGAAACCCTTCGCTGA